The Seriola aureovittata isolate HTS-2021-v1 ecotype China chromosome 12, ASM2101889v1, whole genome shotgun sequence genome window below encodes:
- the clul1 gene encoding clusterin-like protein 1 isoform X1 codes for MKLLLSLVVLVVTLGVLNSAPEDQPKDISEDTLERLSVDGEKLVDEEVRRALYGVKEMREVMWRNEQKHEHLMKSLRHSSDKKRGAAQLAKEVTEKLEEAEEQCKDSLQSEWEACRPCLEDACKTFYTSTCRRGFATFHAKVENFFRRVSRRFGPREPRMDTGDILVNQAPENTDAEVVGIEDSFNRLISKVGSVVNRSVALVSRMSSRLDKVLQRAFLNDTNVLMEESTSDPYYPGRDSGFLQGVGLEDVLDSFFDFGKSVVEEFGAVVTQVFDDLHAAVEEEKKRGRESFPRFLQNRKLCRDLRKQTSECWQLQSQCEVCQGALLTECPSVRELHVELDEVSQLMDVSKEQYDEILSIVQRHTDETVSWLSNMAAEFSWVAQAVSNSSAPENIFRVTMVAPKSHDEQNVSVTDTKVEVNILNSPPLTLSVPGELALQDPAFIQYVAQEALDKYKEMIRYEDE; via the exons ATGAAGCTCCTGCTCAGTCTGGTGGTTCTGGTGGTGACACTGGGCGTCCTCAATTCTGCTCCTGAGGACCAACCCAAAGACATCTCAGAGGACACCTTGGAAC GGTTGTCTGTGGATGGTGAGAAACTCGTGgatgaggaggtgaggagagctCTGTATGGGGTGAAGGAGATGAGGGAGGTGATGTGGAGGAACGAGCAGAAACACGAGCACCTCATGAAATCTCTGAGACACAGCAGTGACAAGAAGAGG ggggcagcCCAGCTGGCTAAGGAGGTGacagagaagctggaggaggcagaggagcagTGTAAAGACTCCCTGCAGTCTGAGTGGGAGGCGTGCAGACCCTGCCTGGAGGATGCATGTAAAACTTTCTACACCTCCACGTGCCGCAGGGGATTTGCAACTTTCCACGCCAAG GTGGAGAATTTCTTCCGCCGAGTGTCCAGGCGTTTTGGCCCCCGTGAACCTCGCATGGACACGGGGGACATCCTGGTGAACCAGGCCCCCGAAAACACAGATGCAGAGGTGGTCGGCATCGAGGACTCCTTCAACCGCCTGATCAGCAAGGTGGGCTCAGTGGTGAACCGCAGCGTCGCCCTGGTGTCCAGGATGAGCAGCAGGCTCGACAAAGTCCTCCAGAGAGCCTTCCTGAACGACACCAACGTCCTGATGGAGGAGAGCACCTCTGATCCCTACTACCCAGGACGGGACTCTGGCTTCCTGCAGGGCGTGGGCCTGGAGGATGTGCTGGACTCCTTCTTTGACTTTGGCAAGAGTGTGGTGGAGGAATTTGGAGCCGTGGTGACCCAGGTGTTTGATGACCTCCATGCTGcagtggaggaagagaagaagagag GGAGGGAAAGTTTCCCCCGTTTCCTGCAGAACCGCAAGTTGTGCAGAGACCTTCGCAAACAGACCTCAGAGTGCTGGCAGCTGCAGAGCCAGTGTGAGGTCTGCCAGGGAGCCCTGCTCACAG AGTGCCCCAGTGTCCGTGAGCTGCACGTGGAGCTGGATGAGGTCTCCCAGCTGATGGACGTGTCCAAGGAGCAGTACGACGAGATCCTGTCCATTGTCCAGCGGCACACTGATGAAACAGTCAGCTGGCTCAGTAACATGGCTGCTGAATTCAGCTGGGTGGCTCAGGCTGTGAGCAACAGCAGCGCTCCTGAAAATATCTTCCGCGTCACCATG GTGGCACCAAAGAGCCACGATGAACAGAACGTGTCCGTCACTGACACCAAGGTGGAGGTGAACATCCTGAACTCTCCTCCACTCACCCTCTCTGTTCCCGGGGAGCTGGCCCTGCAGGACCCTGCCTTCATCCAGTATGTGGCCCAGGAGGCTCTGGACAAGTACAAGGAGATGATCAG gTATGAGGATGAGTAA
- the clul1 gene encoding clusterin-like protein 1 isoform X2 gives MKLLLSLVVLVVTLGVLNSAPEDQPKDISEDTLERLSVDGEKLVDEEVRRALYGVKEMREVMWRNEQKHEHLMKSLRHSSDKKRGAAQLAKEVTEKLEEAEEQCKDSLQSEWEACRPCLEDACKTFYTSTCRRGFATFHAKVENFFRRVSRRFGPREPRMDTGDILVNQAPENTDAEVVGIEDSFNRLISKVGSVVNRSVALVSRMSSRLDKVLQRAFLNDTNVLMEESTSDPYYPGRDSGFLQGVGLEDVLDSFFDFGKSVVEEFGAVVTQVFDDLHAAVEEEKKRGRESFPRFLQNRKLCRDLRKQTSECWQLQSQCEVCQGALLTECPSVRELHVELDEVSQLMDVSKEQYDEILSIVQRHTDETVSWLSNMAAEFSWVAQAVSNSSAPENIFRVTMVAPKSHDEQNVSVTDTKVEVNILNSPPLTLSVPGELALQDPAFIQYVAQEALDKYKEMIR, from the exons ATGAAGCTCCTGCTCAGTCTGGTGGTTCTGGTGGTGACACTGGGCGTCCTCAATTCTGCTCCTGAGGACCAACCCAAAGACATCTCAGAGGACACCTTGGAAC GGTTGTCTGTGGATGGTGAGAAACTCGTGgatgaggaggtgaggagagctCTGTATGGGGTGAAGGAGATGAGGGAGGTGATGTGGAGGAACGAGCAGAAACACGAGCACCTCATGAAATCTCTGAGACACAGCAGTGACAAGAAGAGG ggggcagcCCAGCTGGCTAAGGAGGTGacagagaagctggaggaggcagaggagcagTGTAAAGACTCCCTGCAGTCTGAGTGGGAGGCGTGCAGACCCTGCCTGGAGGATGCATGTAAAACTTTCTACACCTCCACGTGCCGCAGGGGATTTGCAACTTTCCACGCCAAG GTGGAGAATTTCTTCCGCCGAGTGTCCAGGCGTTTTGGCCCCCGTGAACCTCGCATGGACACGGGGGACATCCTGGTGAACCAGGCCCCCGAAAACACAGATGCAGAGGTGGTCGGCATCGAGGACTCCTTCAACCGCCTGATCAGCAAGGTGGGCTCAGTGGTGAACCGCAGCGTCGCCCTGGTGTCCAGGATGAGCAGCAGGCTCGACAAAGTCCTCCAGAGAGCCTTCCTGAACGACACCAACGTCCTGATGGAGGAGAGCACCTCTGATCCCTACTACCCAGGACGGGACTCTGGCTTCCTGCAGGGCGTGGGCCTGGAGGATGTGCTGGACTCCTTCTTTGACTTTGGCAAGAGTGTGGTGGAGGAATTTGGAGCCGTGGTGACCCAGGTGTTTGATGACCTCCATGCTGcagtggaggaagagaagaagagag GGAGGGAAAGTTTCCCCCGTTTCCTGCAGAACCGCAAGTTGTGCAGAGACCTTCGCAAACAGACCTCAGAGTGCTGGCAGCTGCAGAGCCAGTGTGAGGTCTGCCAGGGAGCCCTGCTCACAG AGTGCCCCAGTGTCCGTGAGCTGCACGTGGAGCTGGATGAGGTCTCCCAGCTGATGGACGTGTCCAAGGAGCAGTACGACGAGATCCTGTCCATTGTCCAGCGGCACACTGATGAAACAGTCAGCTGGCTCAGTAACATGGCTGCTGAATTCAGCTGGGTGGCTCAGGCTGTGAGCAACAGCAGCGCTCCTGAAAATATCTTCCGCGTCACCATG GTGGCACCAAAGAGCCACGATGAACAGAACGTGTCCGTCACTGACACCAAGGTGGAGGTGAACATCCTGAACTCTCCTCCACTCACCCTCTCTGTTCCCGGGGAGCTGGCCCTGCAGGACCCTGCCTTCATCCAGTATGTGGCCCAGGAGGCTCTGGACAAGTACAAGGAGATGATCAGGTGA